In Rhodamnia argentea isolate NSW1041297 chromosome 5, ASM2092103v1, whole genome shotgun sequence, the DNA window GCATGCGGGCAGAAACGTTACGAGATAAAGTAACAACATCTCCGATGTTATTGTTTGAGCAAGATCGCACTGGTGTATGCCCCCGGGGCAACTTTAGGTTCAAGGGTACAAGGACAATGAGCGTGTCAATGTCTCCCGTGGTTGGTGCGGACATTACGACTGAAACGTATCTTAGCCAAACAGGACAAgaatatttggaagaaaaatctgaattaGATAAATATTTGGAAGAAGGATGTGAACGATACAGCCCAAACTTTGATATCTTAAATTGGTGGAAAGTCAATTCTTTGAGATATCCTATCCTCTCTTCCATCGCTCGAGATATTTTGGCTGTGCCCGTTTCAACCGTAGCATCAGAGGCAGCATTCAGCACGGGAGGTCGTGTACTTGACGTGTTTCGTAGTTCATTGACCCCAAGTATGGCGGAGGCTCTTATATGTGCTCAAGATTGGATACGATCCACGCCACTTTCAGTTTCGATCAAGGAGGACTTAGAAGAACTCCAAAATTTTAAGTCGGGTGAGAAAACATTACTGTGAAATACatctttcaattttacaatAGATACATCAATTCTCATTTGCATTGTGAATTTAATGCGGATTTATCAAGTACGGTCATGGATCCGAACTCGATATTGCTTTCTCTTGATGATTGATGAAGTTGGAGATAGGTACTTGTTAAACTATTTTCTTAACTTCGGTGCAAAGTCAATTTATGGTTGCATAAACCATGTTTGTCTTTTGAGTTGCTTGCTACATTGGAATAAAAGAGATGTGATTTGGCTAGCTTATAGCTAAAGGAAGAATAATGACAGAACCTGCAAAATATAGGGTAATAGGGTTCATGCAGTTTATTTGAATTATGGATGTATGACTAAGCATGGTAACATGAGTTTTGTAATCAGGCAAGTCATTAACTGGTTATATCTATTGCTTAATCAAAAGGAGTTACGTAATTTATCGGTGTTTATGCTCTCTTGCGCGATGGAGATTGTTTGCTTAGCTTTTGATCAACAGAGGATTCAGCATTTGTTGTTGACATATCATATTCTTTTACGTAACTTCTGCAGTTCGGATTGGTCTTCTGTTTTTGGTTGATTAGTTAAGTACTTGTGTTTGATTTTCTCATAGCAAACTCCAGCTAGGAGAAGGTACATCATCGATATGGAAGTGGTCTTGGATGATTTCTACATCCTCGTACTGATTCTTCTCTACTTTTCTTGTAGAGAAATAGAACTCTCTAGCATCATCTCAAAGCAGCAAGATCAAGTATAGACCACTCCAACTATTTGATGTATCGAAGACATTGAATTGGTTATCTAGGTCGCAAGTGGAAAAACTACATCCATATCTCTATCTTCATCTTGAACATAATCTTGGCCTTTATATCCCCTGTTTAGTAACAAATACCAAAGCTTTTAACATTTACTTGGTTGCAGAGTTTGcaaattcctttctcttttgttccaATTTGTGAATGTGTCTAATTTTGTGCAACAGGAGCTCCAAGGCCGAGGTGGGAGATGCTATGAAGGAGGAGAAGACGGAAGAGAAGTCATTGTAAAAGGCAAATGCATTCCCCGGAAAATGTCAATGTCCTCCAGAACCCATAGAAAAATGCTGTAGTTATTGCCTTTTTATCACAATTTTAATTGGAGAGGTTGTTGCTAAGTCAGTAATTACTTTGCATGCTAAGTGGTCTTTGTACTAAGTCCACCGAATTGTAGAGCATGGGATTCTGACGGGGCAAGTGACATTGTAGTTGTACATGTACAAATGACTTGTAACAGCCCATTGTTTTCTCTTTGGGGTTCTTGCctctttattattatattttttgggaaatattaGTACATAGATGGAGACAGAGATGGAGATTCGGAATTGCAATTAGCAATTTGGATCCTTAATTGATTTCCAAGTAAAGTTAGAATTGATTCTATTTTGTTTATCATCATTCTTGGGAGAAGAATAAGTTCCATCGATGCAACAATTACATGAAACAgggttattttcttgttttaaagggtaaattctttttttaaaaaaggggaaaaaaacaattaggaaagccgaaaaaccgaaccgtaccgaaccgaaaattcggttcggttcggttcggttcggttcggtacGTATTCGGTTCGAGTGATGATCTGGTTCGGTTCGTCCATTTACcataatggttcggttcggttattaaaaaaaaccgaaccgaaccgtaccgttgacacccctaacttaagtaattgtttttttttttttccaattttggcacttaagagAGCGCATGGCACAATTCTACTCTGAAAACCAACTCAcggacaaaaattaatttttctaattccgTTTCTGaggagaagttgattttttttttttttacttctccaagTGGCTCaaaaaattactttaaaaaaaaaaagctccaaaagtagaaaaataaagctgCGTAGCCCAAcagatttttgctctagaaattacgttaccaaacggattttagcttcagaagcacttttagaacagaaattttactccaaaagtgtCGTCCTTCGCATCCTAAGTGATTGTTTCGAAacttttgacattaaaatgaATGCCATccataacttttgacacttctagtatatTTTTTCAGATGAAGTTGGTATGTTGCAATCCGTCGATCTTATGCCTGTAAAGAAGTGAGAGCTAGATTCGTCTGTAAACTTGTACTTAATGGACGCTGAACTCATACCCATGTTGAGCTCAAGCTTTAGCAAGACCGAAGTCCAAGATAAGGCTCGAAAGAACCCTCGTAATGGGCTTAGCCCAAACTATTACTTCGACCCCAATTACGCAATGGCATTGCATGTTAGTAGCAATTGGAATATGTTATTGGTCAATGCATTAAGGACAATCTTTCTCTTGCACCTCAGAATTTCCTTCTGTTCTTTTGGCCTAATGCACACTTTTCTCCTGCATAGTCTTAATCAATATcgtccctcctctctctcccccctccaaaaaacataaaaaattaagcGGTGAAGGATCCATGTTTCACTCCATCGTATCTGAATTCTGCAAGCAAAAACTTATTCAATCCACCAAACTTTTCACTCGAGAGGTTAACTTCAAATCATAAATTCATCTACTGAAGCCAGTAGATGTATTCATATTACAAGGCAGCTCACCGAAGCAACGCAAGGACGATCCATTTACATCGTATTCCAGAAACAATCACAGCACACACACTCTCTTCACCTGCCATCCCCCGGGGAAACTCACAGCTGTCGAGGGACACCGGTGAGGTCGACCCACTCCAGCTGGACCTCCACCTCGCCAGACTCGACATTGTTCAACCGGAGCACCATGTCCTGGTAGATCTTGCCGTCTCTCCACACAATCGAGCTCTCGTCCGCCAGGCAGTTGCCCTTGGAAGGCTGGACTCTGGTGATCGTGGTGGGGGTCGGGAGGTTCTCCAGGCGCATATTTATAGCATCTAGGTATGGCTTGATGTCGATTGTGGCCTCTCCCATCTTGTCGTCCACGGTGAACGTGTCCTTGTCGTAAACAGTCTGCGAAAGAGCATGGTGCGAATAGGACTATTACTACTCTATCGCAGGATGTGACTCTAAACTCCTTCGATCCCTAAAGTGATGTCAAGTTTCAGTTCAAGAGCAATTCAAACAGGCAATCCTCGTGAAACATCATTCCAGAGCGATCATCCTAAACTAAGCGCACACATACAGAATATGATTGAATGAAACTCTCGAACAGAACATCGAATCATCTCAAACGTTTGGCTAATTTTGTGCATCATCAGATTCGGCTTCATTTCGGGAGGGTCTCCAAGCGGCGTGTCCCTAACTCATTGCTAAGCATGTCGAACACAAAGCTAATCAGACAATCCAGACACGAATCCACACGGCTCAACATGGTTATTCGCAAAATCGACAAGTAAGGGATGATGAGCGTGAGTGAAGAAACACTGACTAGATTGATTGGAATGTTGGGGTCCTTTATGGAAAGAGTCAGCTGATCGTTCCATTCTGGGTTGCAATCTTTTTTCACCACCCGAGTCTTCAATTTCTGCAACCACGTATGTACCATCCAGGTGACGTCAGCAAAATGGTCCGTACTATGTAGTAACACAATAAACTATGAAGCTTCGTGCCACGCAAAATGATAAAGCCATAGGTTAAAATAAGGTTCAAGTTAGGTGAATGAGTGAAAACTTGATCCTAATCCTAAATCTCTAAGTAAGGAACTTAATGCCAATTGAAAGAACCAAAGACAAATTCAAAGGCataaatttattttgcataCTTGCACTTTTAAAATGAAACCCAcgttttccttttaaaatatgaatttaaaGGGGGAAAAACCAGATTGATCAGGTAGGTACCACTCACAGAATATAATAGGCCAACCTGATCTGCTTAAGCCTACATGGACAACCAGGAAAATGATCTCTGATCTGAATCattcgaaaaaattatcaaaaatgccctaaatttattataattttattaatttaatcctaaacttgttaCATTTACATGTGGCGACCTTCAGCCCTaagctaaaaaacaaaaaaaaagtcataaaaaaattcaaatattattaaaaattgcaccGGCAGCTCCGGTCTGCGCTGGCCAGTGCCAACATCATCTCCAGGTTGTCAAAATTATCGAAAGTATTAGACGAgctcaaatacaaaaaaaattagagctaaattaacataattactgtagatttatgactttttagcaATTTTCGCTTGATGTTTTTTATACAACAAGCGAAATCAATTCTCATCAAGACAGACGAGAATTGCGCAAAAACGAGGACTTCAATCatcaacagaaaaagaaaaaaatcttccAAGCACAGGGATTAAAGGAAAGATCCACTTTTCTTTCAGGTCAAGAAAAGGGCTGTTGAGAGATCCAATCGATGAATACACCCACAAACTAATCAAAGAATtacagtggagagagagagagagagagagagagagggtgaccTGATGAGCCATGGAGACGACGACATAAGGATCGCTGCTGAGGGTGTCGCGGACGGCGAGGTTGATGCCTCGCTTCACCCGAATTTTCAGAAGCCCCAAAATGTCCtccattctcctcctcctcctcctcctcctcttcttcttgcagACACCTAACAcacaccagagagagagagagagagagagagagagagagagattgtggcTTCTAATCTTACCTTtattctctgtctctgtctcctctctttctttgtttgcTGCTGTAGAGGTGACGTCAAGATCAAAACTAGTGGATGGTCGCGCTCTCCTCAGGACAGGGTCACGAGAGAGCTCGGCTTTTCTCCAATGGAGCATGACACGTGCAGGGTCGTGAACCCCGCACGCGAATCGCCAGGAACAAATTTGTGGTCGAGAAGACACGTGCCTCGGTACAGTCCCAAAGGGTCAATTTGACAGAACGCTtgctccttttttctctttcgccTTTTCTCGATTCTATCGCTTCGTGGGTTCGATCGGACACACCCCCAATGGGAATCTTATTCTAGTACCATGAAATGAACAGAACCATGTCCCTTTGCTTTTAATGAAATGAcattgtttttttggtcaaatgaaATGATATTGATTCGCATGATTTATGCACCGTTCGATTCCTTATCGTGAAACACGGGTTCATCGGGTTCCATTTGGTCAGGGAACACAATGAATGATACGGACACAGGGAGCACCCACCTAACAATGTAACCATCGATTGCAAGGGATGATGGATTTTCAACAATTTTACAAGATAAAATTTCTCATAATTTGGCCTGCTCtaacgagaaaatatttttaaaaagcgGAGAAACTCGAGTTTAGAGATTGGACCTAGAGGTGACGGTCGACAATCTGAGGTTTGGGACAAGGGACCTGAGTCATAGGGGTCGAGTGCTGCCGGGGATGTGGATCCACTCCAAGCGAACCTCCACGTCACCGCGCTCGACCAAGCACCATGTCCTGGTAGATCTTGCCATCTTTTCACCCAATCGAGCACTCGTCCACGAGGCCGTTGCCCCTAGAAGGCTAGATTCTAGCGGCCGTGGTGGGGATTGGGACTCGGGAGGTTCCCCAACCACATCTCTATAACATCCATGTAAGGCTTAACATCGATCTTGGCCTCTCCCATTTTGTCGTCGGCGATAAACATGTCCTTGTCGTAAAATTTGACAGAAGCTATTCAACTTAAAGAAAGGCAATCTGCGAAAGAGCACAATTCAATAGGACTATTACTACTCTAATGCGCATCTCTAAGTACATGGGAGAAGTGtgaaaaaagtcttaaacctattgcattagtgccaattcagtcacaaaccttttttttgtggtaattcagtcataaaccttttgcattagtgctaattcagtcataaactttttattggtgttaattagtcataaaccttcgcATTATTCTCAATTCGAgtcttaaattatttatatttatgccaattgagttaattctactaattttgatcgaaaatcgttaACATGGATATCGAGTGTCTTACATAGCACGACTAGAGCTAACttagacattttttaatattttaaataattttttaagcattttttggtttttttaaaaattatttaaaatatcaaaaaaatatccacgttagcgccaaccgtgccacgtaggataattgacgtctcTGCcaatgatttccaatcaaaattggtcgaattgactcaattggcataaatacaaaatttttaggactaaattggcacattataaaaggttcatgactgaattgacactaataaaagatttaggacttaattggcacaaatacaaaaagtttaggactaaattgacactaatgaaataggtttaggactttttttacacttttccccgAAGTACATCGAATACAAAATAATTGGACGATTTGGGAATCCTAATCGAAACGACTTAACGTGGTTATTCGCGAAATGGACACGAGCGGGCAAGAACGGATGATGAAtgtgaatgagagagagagagagagagagagagagagagagagagagagatcatatgTAACGGAGGTCACTAAATCTATGGCTTCCCGTTTATCTTGTTTCCTCGTCTTGTCTTTTTTCTCTGCTTTTCCTATCTTGAGTAGAAATTGGAATAAAAAATGGTGGACGGTGCTCTTCCCAGGACAGAATCGTAAGGGAGCATGGCGATTTCGATCGTGTGAAGCCCGTGCAGCCTCGTGAACTCACACGTGTACCATTGGGCAGGGGAAGCTTAGCTAGCGGTAGGAAAGAACCCCAACATGGTCCCGCGAATCACCTCAAAAAATCTAGTCGTAACATACGTGCGTCGGTACAAAAGCCTACTTTGGCATGTTGCTATCATGCAACACcttgaattatatatatatatatatatatataaaaggctCGACGATTACATAGCAAAGtggagaaaaaacgatcgcttgtatGCCTCCGGCGATAAATTTCAGCTAAAGATGATTACGTAGCATttatagttaaaaaaattaaactgagttgacatttttttttttttaagaatgcaGTCCACGTAGACGTGGAAAACTACGTCGCTCGGTCCAACGTGATCGGGCGCCATAAACGATGCCGCGCCATCTCCATGCCTAAAAACGACATCGCAGCAATCAATGAGGTAAATAGGATTCCGATTGTACTCGACAGTCACACACCGTCGCACCACTTTCCTTGTCACCATCTCGCTCTCCGTTACTCGCTTGCCGTTGCTCACTTGCCGTTGCTCACTCGTGGTTCATCATCTGTCTCGAATTTGCTCAATTGGAGGGAAAATTCAGGGCTCCAAggcaaattttaggatttggaGAGAAAAATGAGGGTTCTTGTTGCAGCCGTGGGGACGACGGTGGTAGAGGAGGAATCGCGCAACGGTGTGAGTTGCCATTTGTGTAATTCTCAAACTTTGTTATAAATTCGGTGCTACCTttgttgcttttgttgttgGCTATGTTCgtatatatataacaaaagtacaatacGGAATGAAGATACAAAATCGAAATTACTAACCGCATTGAAAAAGCAAACGCAGCAATCAGAATATTGATCCAAGCCCAACGAATTTCgatgtgtccttaagacaaatttgtcccctcaatttggtacccgaggacgtcggacaattgtctcccaggatagaacggatcgcgtcCCTTTGAATCGGCACTTATTCAAAGGGCTCCGGCGAACTTAACTTTGTGGAACAGGATCGCACGGAATGAAAAATGAGGGTGCAGATTTcgggaaaaaatgaagttgctcGAAAATGAAACTGCTTCGAAGACTATTTATATTGAAAGTTTGAGAAAAAACGAAGAGGCACGAAGCTTGGGTCCGGATGATGGTTAACATAACCGAATATAACTTCTTCTTGAACAGACATAActcttcaaaagaatttccgaaCGAACGCATCTGTTCGTTTAAGGACAAATGTCCAACGGTTATGTTAAGTGTCTATtcggtaaaataaacaaatgggcaaataaaaaaaattaaatggaataAGAGAACCCAGGCCCGGGCCCgggcccgaaccgaaccgaaccgagccgagccAGCCGGACGGACGACGGCGGCGGTGCGCGCATGTGGGCCGAAATCCATTTGCGTaagtcctccctcctccacaaaagtggggtgcctcttggggcccaaacccatttgtgaggttccacttaataaacccatcttccatctacctttcatcctatgtgggactcccacatttccttctcattcactctaga includes these proteins:
- the LOC115740054 gene encoding protein C2-DOMAIN ABA-RELATED 5-like, producing the protein MEDILGLLKIRVKRGINLAVRDTLSSDPYVVVSMAHQKLKTRVVKKDCNPEWNDQLTLSIKDPNIPINLTVYDKDTFTVDDKMGEATIDIKPYLDAINMRLENLPTPTTITRVQPSKGNCLADESSIVWRDGKIYQDMVLRLNNVESGEVEVQLEWVDLTGVPRQL